In a genomic window of Allomeiothermus silvanus DSM 9946:
- a CDS encoding NADH-quinone oxidoreductase subunit A, translating to MAPISEYINVLVYLAVALAIGVLAVVVGAVLGPKRPSRAKLMAYESGNDPAGEVKRFPVHFYAVAMLFIIFDVEVAFLWPYAVSAGGLGLTGFYVLLIFTVLLFVGFLYEWFKGVMKWH from the coding sequence GTCTATCTGGCAGTAGCGCTGGCGATCGGGGTGCTGGCGGTGGTGGTGGGGGCGGTATTGGGCCCCAAACGCCCCAGCCGAGCTAAGCTGATGGCCTACGAGTCGGGAAACGACCCCGCCGGGGAGGTCAAGCGCTTCCCGGTGCATTTCTATGCGGTGGCCATGCTCTTCATCATCTTCGACGTGGAGGTGGCCTTCTTGTGGCCCTACGCCGTGAGCGCAGGCGGCCTGGGCCTCACCGGCTTCTACGTGCTTCTGATCTTCACGGTGCTGCTGTTTGTGGGCTTCCTCTACGAGTGGTTCAAGGGAGTGATGAAGTGGCACTAG
- a CDS encoding NuoB/complex I 20 kDa subunit family protein, whose translation MPSLLDLFSKDVQELENEGVLFTTLEKLVAWGRSNSLWPATFGLACCAIEMMASTDARNDLARFGSEVFRASPRQADVMIVAGRLSKKMAPVMRRVYDQMPDPKWVISMGACASSGGMFNNYAIVQNVDSVVPVDVYVPGCPPRPEALIYAVMQLQKKVQGKARDDQGRKLPPVEAWRR comes from the coding sequence ATGCCTTCACTGCTTGATCTGTTCAGCAAGGACGTGCAAGAACTCGAGAACGAGGGGGTTTTGTTTACCACCCTCGAGAAGCTGGTGGCCTGGGGGCGCTCTAACTCGCTGTGGCCCGCCACCTTCGGGCTGGCCTGCTGCGCTATCGAGATGATGGCCTCCACCGACGCCAGAAATGACCTGGCCCGCTTCGGCTCGGAGGTGTTCCGGGCCAGCCCCCGCCAGGCCGACGTGATGATCGTAGCCGGGCGCTTGAGCAAGAAAATGGCTCCGGTGATGCGGCGGGTCTACGACCAGATGCCTGACCCCAAATGGGTCATCAGCATGGGGGCCTGCGCTTCTTCGGGGGGGATGTTCAACAACTACGCCATCGTGCAAAACGTGGACAGCGTGGTGCCGGTAGACGTCTATGTGCCCGGCTGCCCGCCCCGCCCGGAAGCGCTCATCTACGCGGTGATGCAGCTTCAGAAAAAAGTCCAGGGCAAAGCCCGCGACGACCAGGGGCGCAAGCTGCCCCCCGTCGAGGCCTGGAGGCGATAG
- a CDS encoding NADH-quinone oxidoreductase subunit C: MTRLEQVLQMASAKGWKTESQHGNTWVVLPREEFKAQMRAFQEMGFNYLADVIGVDYLTYPEPKPERLAVAYELVSLPGYKDGDGSRMFVRVYVPEKDPVIPTVVDLWLSADYLEREVYDLFGIRFDGHPDLRKILTPEDLEGHPLRKDYPLGETPTLFKEGRFIDPAAFRAGLTGKDSGMTGWRGGTRRGYQDVYAEIQQVSKKEGQ; encoded by the coding sequence ATGACCCGGCTCGAGCAAGTACTTCAGATGGCCTCGGCTAAAGGCTGGAAGACCGAGAGCCAACACGGCAACACCTGGGTGGTGCTCCCCCGGGAGGAGTTCAAAGCGCAGATGCGGGCCTTCCAGGAGATGGGCTTCAACTACCTGGCCGACGTGATAGGCGTTGACTACCTCACCTACCCCGAACCTAAACCCGAGCGCTTGGCGGTGGCCTACGAGCTGGTCTCACTGCCCGGCTACAAGGACGGAGATGGCAGCCGGATGTTCGTGCGGGTGTATGTCCCGGAGAAAGATCCGGTGATTCCTACCGTGGTGGATCTGTGGCTTTCCGCCGACTACCTCGAGCGCGAGGTCTACGACCTCTTCGGTATCCGGTTTGATGGCCACCCGGATCTGCGCAAGATCCTCACCCCCGAAGACCTCGAGGGTCACCCGCTACGCAAGGACTACCCGCTGGGCGAGACCCCCACCCTGTTCAAGGAAGGACGCTTCATCGACCCGGCGGCTTTTCGGGCGGGTCTGACCGGCAAAGATAGCGGCATGACCGGCTGGCGCGGGGGCACCCGGCGGGGATACCAGGATGTGTATGCAGAAATTCAGCAGGTCAGCAAAAAGGAGGGCCAATGA